One window of the Runella slithyformis DSM 19594 genome contains the following:
- a CDS encoding LytR/AlgR family response regulator transcription factor, whose translation MKINTLVVDDNPNWRNTLSKLVALNPVLHLVAACESALEAYGNMAEEDIDLIICDIEMPELSGLGLARSLKNGPLFVFVTSHRHYALDCYEVSPVDFLLKPIEVERFMKSIEKVRVRLSNAPEVLQIPPYFFVREGHSYVQIAYHDVLYMKAQEHYLQIVTKEATYTSLLSLAKIEEQLKGEVFLRVHRSFLVHRSAIAVIHKNDLVLVNGESIPLGDQYRSKISRVHLNPHLLSRN comes from the coding sequence ATGAAAATAAACACTCTTGTTGTAGATGATAACCCCAATTGGCGCAACACCCTGAGTAAATTGGTGGCACTCAACCCGGTTTTACACTTGGTAGCCGCCTGCGAATCGGCCCTGGAAGCCTACGGCAACATGGCCGAGGAAGACATCGACCTGATCATCTGCGACATTGAGATGCCGGAGCTGTCGGGTCTGGGCCTGGCCCGCAGCCTCAAAAACGGCCCGCTGTTCGTTTTTGTCACGTCGCACCGGCACTACGCGCTGGACTGTTATGAGGTATCGCCGGTTGATTTTTTACTGAAGCCCATAGAGGTAGAGCGCTTTATGAAGAGCATCGAAAAAGTAAGGGTTCGCCTTTCCAATGCCCCGGAAGTGCTTCAGATCCCTCCCTACTTTTTTGTCAGAGAAGGGCACAGTTATGTGCAGATCGCCTACCACGACGTGCTGTACATGAAAGCGCAGGAGCATTACCTGCAAATCGTGACCAAAGAAGCCACCTACACCTCCCTGCTCTCGCTGGCCAAGATCGAAGAGCAACTCAAAGGCGAGGTATTTTTGCGGGTGCATCGGTCTTTTTTGGTCCACCGCTCGGCCATTGCGGTCATTCATAAAAACGACCTGGTACTGGTCAACGGCGAAAGCATTCCTCTGGGCGATCAATACCGCAGCAAGATCAGCCGGGTCCACCTCAACCCTCATCTGTTGAGCCGGAACTGA
- a CDS encoding tetratricopeptide repeat-containing sensor histidine kinase: MKKSLSTLSFVAFLFLSAWGQHAIPALKKQSVQATTDTARSRLLYELGVQYEQTHPDSCLLFLTRSLQAAQRSRNAYATARTMYRLGYTHLYLTKDESKALEWVKKGIAVAKPTKDYVHLAKCFHLLAVISEHQRTGNFEDVSKQALQYARRSNDWQTLADSYTIYGDLLVKAKKYKQAEPLYKQGMAILEKHDFDLWFSRSIDVAESMKNNGKPEQARLIFRKLASMKGKLTESTRQQWFYLNDEAKLERALKNYAEAERLLMEGIGLEQQKAKVDTFHLIFFYQSLVELYLEKQDYRKAYESEKTLQKIAKWLNEKRQTQDSKVKMTQFKAALDLEKKEAEIALLAEKQKEQQFLLIGLGVIAALLIGFLVILQRNRRRIERQKAELTALNATKDKLFAILSHDLRSPVGNLENNVMLTDWGALSQEEFAESTQSLGREISQVRTMLDNVLHWSLTQMGGLRPKVEPTAAAPIAEEECVLLAPMLKTKNIQLINEIEPDTIVLADRHHLSVIVRNLLQNAVKFTPAGGSVTVRSEKQSEYIRLTVADTGIGMTPQQLENLFSLNKSTSRRGTANEQGTGLGLVLVKELAEANGAKVQALGREGGGTMVYVDFKAVV; this comes from the coding sequence ATGAAGAAAAGTCTTAGTACACTAAGTTTTGTTGCTTTTCTTTTTCTCTCGGCATGGGGGCAACATGCTATCCCTGCTCTCAAAAAGCAATCGGTACAGGCTACAACCGACACTGCTCGCAGCCGTCTGCTGTATGAGTTGGGCGTTCAATACGAACAAACCCACCCTGACTCATGCCTTCTTTTTCTGACTCGATCCTTGCAGGCCGCCCAACGCAGCCGCAACGCCTACGCCACTGCCCGGACCATGTACCGCCTGGGCTACACGCATTTGTACCTCACCAAAGATGAAAGCAAAGCCCTTGAGTGGGTCAAAAAGGGCATTGCTGTGGCCAAACCGACCAAAGATTACGTGCATTTGGCCAAATGCTTTCATTTATTGGCCGTTATTTCAGAACACCAGCGAACGGGTAATTTTGAAGACGTATCAAAACAGGCTCTGCAATATGCCCGGAGGTCGAACGATTGGCAAACGTTAGCCGATTCTTATACCATCTACGGCGATTTATTGGTAAAAGCAAAAAAATATAAACAAGCCGAGCCGTTGTACAAACAGGGCATGGCTATTTTGGAAAAACATGATTTTGATTTATGGTTTTCGCGAAGTATAGATGTCGCAGAGTCAATGAAAAATAATGGGAAGCCTGAGCAGGCAAGATTGATCTTCCGAAAGCTGGCTTCCATGAAAGGTAAGCTGACTGAATCAACAAGGCAGCAATGGTTTTACCTGAATGATGAAGCAAAACTGGAAAGAGCCTTAAAAAATTATGCCGAGGCTGAACGTTTGTTGATGGAAGGAATAGGGCTGGAGCAGCAAAAAGCCAAGGTGGACACCTTCCATTTGATTTTTTTCTACCAAAGTTTAGTTGAGCTTTATTTGGAGAAACAGGACTACCGAAAAGCTTACGAGTCGGAGAAGACGTTACAAAAGATAGCTAAATGGCTCAATGAAAAACGCCAAACCCAAGACAGCAAAGTGAAAATGACGCAGTTCAAAGCAGCTTTGGACTTGGAGAAGAAAGAAGCGGAAATTGCACTTCTGGCTGAAAAACAAAAAGAGCAACAATTCCTGCTGATAGGCTTGGGAGTGATTGCGGCCCTATTGATTGGCTTTTTGGTGATTCTCCAGCGGAACCGCCGCCGAATTGAACGCCAAAAAGCCGAGCTGACCGCATTGAACGCCACTAAAGATAAGCTGTTTGCGATCCTGTCGCACGATCTGCGCTCGCCGGTCGGTAATCTTGAAAACAACGTGATGTTGACCGATTGGGGTGCACTGAGTCAGGAAGAATTTGCCGAATCTACGCAAAGTCTGGGCCGGGAGATCAGTCAGGTAAGAACCATGCTCGACAACGTACTGCACTGGTCGTTGACGCAAATGGGGGGCCTGCGTCCGAAAGTGGAGCCCACAGCGGCAGCGCCCATCGCAGAAGAGGAGTGTGTGCTGCTGGCACCGATGCTGAAAACCAAGAACATACAGCTTATCAACGAAATTGAGCCGGATACCATCGTTTTGGCGGATCGCCACCACCTGTCGGTCATTGTACGTAACCTGTTGCAAAATGCCGTAAAATTCACTCCTGCGGGCGGCAGCGTGACCGTTCGAAGCGAAAAGCAGTCAGAGTATATTCGGCTGACCGTAGCGGATACAGGCATAGGGATGACGCCCCAACAGCTTGAAAACCTGTTTTCGCTGAACAAAAGTACTTCCCGACGAGGTACCGCAAACGAACAGGGTACAGGCCTGGGGTTGGTGTTGGTCAAAGAATTGGCGGAAGCCAACGGGGCAAAGGTGCAGGCTTTGGGCCGAGAGGGGGGAGGAACGATGGTTTACGTCGATTTTAAGGCGGTAGTGTAA
- a CDS encoding HU family DNA-binding protein yields the protein MTKAELVFAISRKTGLEKPDVEVTVEALFDVIKKSLANGKIIYLRGFGNFQNKKRARRTARNIKHNTTVIVEAHEYPSFKPSKLFIEELKG from the coding sequence ATGACAAAAGCAGAATTAGTTTTCGCCATTTCCCGGAAAACCGGCCTTGAAAAACCCGATGTTGAAGTCACCGTTGAGGCATTATTTGATGTCATCAAAAAATCGCTTGCTAACGGCAAAATCATTTACTTAAGGGGCTTCGGCAACTTTCAAAACAAAAAACGCGCCCGACGAACGGCGCGTAACATTAAGCACAATACCACGGTCATAGTGGAAGCGCACGAATACCCGTCGTTTAAGCCCTCAAAGCTGTTCATTGAAGAATTAAAGGGATAA
- a CDS encoding transposase family protein, which produces MTVVSQWRYKNIQDDESELHRLTGLKGKEFETLHGFFKTELTDYFAQYTLEGTPRDRKPFSRNNTIFTATEDALLFVLTYLNGRVRQEQLATLFGIDQPKVSKYLKFLRTLLMHVITTHPGALSRYKKQRILNNKKNDKSRISFRHFPENRP; this is translated from the coding sequence ATGACCGTAGTATCACAGTGGCGTTACAAAAACATACAGGACGATGAGTCAGAACTGCATCGCCTTACCGGATTGAAGGGAAAAGAGTTTGAAACACTCCACGGGTTTTTCAAAACAGAGCTAACCGATTATTTCGCCCAATATACCCTCGAAGGTACCCCCCGGGACCGAAAACCTTTTAGTCGCAACAATACTATTTTTACTGCAACAGAAGACGCCCTTCTTTTTGTATTGACATATTTAAACGGCAGGGTTCGTCAGGAGCAATTGGCAACGTTATTCGGCATCGATCAACCCAAAGTAAGTAAATACCTGAAATTTCTACGTACCCTTCTGATGCACGTCATTACAACCCATCCGGGAGCACTTTCGAGGTATAAAAAACAACGCATTTTGAACAATAAAAAAAATGACAAAAGCAGAATTAGTTTTCGCCATTTCCCGGAAAACCGGCCTTGA
- a CDS encoding Crp/Fnr family transcriptional regulator, with protein MILFHQYLLRYPQISMDDIAFISSFFREEILQEGDCFVRQNNICAKLAFVTEGVLKTGFTDSDGEIIRYFSQKQQWIGHRESFISQKPSPYSVYAITNCQLLTITLPAFQRLEEKLHSWSTLWNSIREELQAAEVNPYKRITDPKQRYEDFIRTQPDQAFALSTEDIAVYLQIPHKRLLRILCETLFFL; from the coding sequence GTGATCTTATTTCATCAATACCTTCTGCGCTATCCACAGATTTCGATGGATGATATTGCCTTTATTTCTTCTTTTTTTCGGGAAGAAATTCTGCAGGAAGGCGATTGTTTTGTACGCCAAAACAATATATGTGCCAAATTGGCCTTTGTCACCGAAGGAGTCCTCAAAACAGGCTTCACTGACTCTGATGGAGAAATCATCCGTTATTTTAGCCAAAAGCAGCAATGGATAGGTCACCGCGAGAGTTTTATCAGCCAAAAGCCCTCTCCTTACTCGGTATATGCCATTACAAACTGTCAATTATTGACCATTACGTTACCCGCATTTCAACGATTGGAAGAAAAACTGCACTCTTGGAGTACCCTTTGGAACAGCATCCGTGAAGAGTTGCAGGCTGCTGAAGTTAATCCTTACAAACGCATCACGGATCCAAAGCAACGATATGAAGATTTTATTAGAACTCAACCGGATCAGGCCTTTGCGCTTTCAACCGAAGATATTGCCGTTTATCTGCAAATCCCGCACAAAAGGCTGCTTCGAATTCTGTGCGAAACGCTTTTTTTCTTATAA
- a CDS encoding threonine ammonia-lyase, which translates to MIPTLSVITAAHDRIRPHIHHTPTLTCQTLNRISGADIYFKCENFQKIGAFKARGGVNAVLSLTPEELQNGVTTHSSGNHAQALAYAAGLVGIKAYIVMPRTAPQVKKDAVRGYGAEVIECEPTLEARESTVEQVIAEHGATMIHPFNDYNVIAGQATATKELIEDHGLFDIIMAPVGGGGLLSGTALSAHYLSPKTDIIAAEPEGAADAVLSFKTGHIEKAPYIDTIADGLLTNLGLKTLEIIRLHVKDILLVSDPEIIEAMRLIWERMKIIIEPSCAVPFAALLRNKERFAGKKVGIILTGGNVDLGKLPF; encoded by the coding sequence ATGATCCCAACGCTATCCGTCATTACTGCGGCTCACGACCGTATTCGCCCTCATATTCACCATACCCCTACGTTGACCTGTCAAACCCTGAACCGTATCAGCGGGGCAGATATTTATTTCAAATGTGAAAATTTTCAGAAAATAGGGGCTTTTAAAGCCCGTGGCGGTGTCAATGCGGTATTGTCGCTGACGCCCGAAGAGCTGCAAAACGGCGTGACCACCCATTCCTCCGGCAACCATGCCCAAGCCCTTGCCTATGCCGCCGGCTTGGTTGGTATCAAAGCCTATATCGTGATGCCCCGCACCGCGCCCCAAGTCAAAAAAGATGCCGTACGCGGCTACGGGGCCGAAGTGATCGAATGTGAGCCTACCCTCGAAGCCCGCGAGAGCACCGTAGAGCAGGTCATTGCCGAGCACGGAGCCACCATGATTCACCCGTTCAATGATTATAACGTAATTGCCGGTCAGGCCACCGCTACCAAAGAGCTCATCGAAGACCACGGTCTTTTCGATATCATCATGGCCCCCGTGGGAGGCGGAGGGCTGCTGAGCGGCACGGCCCTGAGTGCCCATTATCTCTCGCCCAAGACGGATATCATTGCGGCAGAGCCGGAAGGAGCGGCCGATGCCGTGCTGTCGTTCAAGACCGGCCACATCGAAAAAGCGCCCTATATTGATACCATTGCCGATGGCTTATTGACTAACTTGGGTCTTAAGACCTTAGAAATCATTCGTTTGCACGTTAAAGATATTTTGTTGGTCAGCGACCCCGAGATCATTGAGGCCATGCGCCTGATCTGGGAGCGCATGAAGATCATCATCGAACCTTCCTGCGCTGTGCCGTTTGCAGCCCTGCTTCGCAATAAGGAGCGTTTTGCAGGAAAAAAAGTAGGCATTATCCTCACCGGCGGCAATGTCGACCTGGGAAAATTGCCGTTCTGA
- a CDS encoding tRNA-(ms[2]io[6]A)-hydroxylase — protein sequence MITTLGLALPTDPRWVNIAEMQLEDILIDHAYCEQKAASACISMIVHFPEKEKLVEVMTPVVAEEWAHFRMVLKELHKRGYKLGRARKDEYVNRLQEIVKKKGDRDEVFLDRLLVCALIEARSCERFKLLSQHLADESLRTFYHELMISEAGHYRNFIELAEEYLPAEMVRARWKELLVAEAHIMKTLDLRGDRMH from the coding sequence ATGATCACCACGCTCGGACTCGCACTTCCCACCGACCCGCGTTGGGTCAATATCGCTGAAATGCAGCTGGAAGATATTCTCATCGACCATGCGTATTGCGAACAAAAAGCCGCTTCGGCCTGTATCTCGATGATCGTGCATTTTCCCGAAAAAGAAAAACTGGTTGAGGTCATGACGCCTGTGGTGGCGGAAGAATGGGCGCATTTCCGAATGGTGCTCAAAGAACTCCACAAACGCGGCTACAAGCTGGGCCGTGCCCGCAAAGATGAATACGTGAACCGGTTGCAGGAAATCGTAAAGAAAAAAGGCGACCGCGACGAAGTCTTTTTGGACCGTCTGCTGGTCTGTGCGCTCATCGAAGCCCGGAGCTGTGAACGTTTCAAACTCCTTTCGCAACACTTAGCTGACGAAAGCCTGCGGACTTTTTACCACGAACTCATGATCTCGGAAGCGGGACATTATCGCAATTTTATCGAACTCGCCGAGGAATACCTGCCCGCTGAAATGGTACGCGCGCGCTGGAAAGAACTGCTCGTCGCCGAAGCCCATATCATGAAAACCCTCGACCTGCGCGGCGACCGAATGCACTGA
- a CDS encoding NAD(P)/FAD-dependent oxidoreductase produces MLDLQELSLNIPDTAKPRVVIVGGGFGGTNLAKKLSDKYFQVVLFDRQNYHGFWPLLYQVATAGLEPDAIAEPLRKMFDEDYKDFHFRPVRVTHVDPATKMISTLVGDLSYDYLIIATGTKTNYFGNEQIKHFSFPLKRLPDALNLRSQLFQSFEQANMTKSESVRQSLLNIVIVGAGPTGVELAGSLAEMRKHVLPGDYPGMDFSRMNIYLVEGLERVLPPMSPKASRKTQENLEKLGIIIKLKTFVETYDGEVVTFKGGEQIQTRTLIWAAGVMGATIEGLPETTVEKGRYLVNEYNQIQGFADIFAIGDIALMKTEKYPKGHPGVAQPAIQQGIHLAKNLKRIQKGEVLKPFEYFDKGSLAIVGRSKAVADLPGNLHLSGFVAWVAWLFVHIYYLIGFRNKLVVLSNWIYRFFTYESGTRIIIRPFYRKEDKVAEEFMRKQAE; encoded by the coding sequence ATGCTCGACTTACAGGAACTTTCGCTCAATATCCCCGATACTGCTAAGCCCCGGGTCGTCATTGTGGGCGGCGGATTTGGCGGCACCAATCTGGCCAAAAAACTCTCCGACAAGTACTTTCAAGTGGTACTCTTTGACCGACAAAACTACCACGGTTTTTGGCCGCTGCTGTATCAGGTGGCTACAGCGGGCTTAGAGCCGGACGCCATCGCGGAGCCACTCCGTAAGATGTTTGACGAAGACTACAAAGACTTTCATTTTCGCCCCGTACGCGTAACGCACGTTGACCCCGCCACCAAAATGATTTCCACGCTCGTGGGCGATCTTTCGTACGACTACCTCATCATTGCGACGGGTACCAAAACGAATTATTTCGGCAACGAACAGATCAAACACTTTTCCTTTCCGCTCAAACGCCTTCCCGACGCGCTCAACCTGCGCAGTCAGTTGTTTCAGTCGTTTGAGCAGGCCAATATGACCAAAAGTGAGTCGGTTCGGCAAAGTTTGCTCAATATTGTTATCGTCGGGGCGGGGCCTACGGGCGTGGAGTTGGCGGGGTCATTGGCCGAAATGCGCAAACATGTGCTGCCGGGCGATTATCCGGGCATGGATTTCAGCAGGATGAACATTTATTTAGTTGAAGGGTTGGAGCGAGTCCTGCCGCCAATGTCGCCCAAAGCGAGCCGCAAAACGCAGGAGAATTTAGAGAAATTGGGCATCATCATCAAGCTCAAGACCTTCGTAGAAACGTACGACGGCGAGGTGGTTACCTTCAAGGGCGGTGAGCAGATCCAAACCCGTACGCTGATTTGGGCGGCCGGGGTCATGGGGGCCACCATTGAAGGATTGCCGGAAACAACCGTGGAAAAAGGACGCTACCTCGTCAATGAATACAATCAGATACAGGGCTTTGCCGACATTTTTGCCATCGGTGACATTGCCCTCATGAAAACCGAAAAGTACCCCAAAGGCCATCCGGGCGTAGCGCAGCCGGCCATTCAGCAGGGTATCCATCTGGCCAAAAACCTGAAACGCATCCAAAAGGGCGAAGTCCTGAAACCCTTCGAGTACTTTGACAAAGGCTCTCTGGCCATCGTAGGGCGCAGCAAGGCCGTGGCCGACCTGCCCGGCAACCTGCATTTGAGCGGATTTGTGGCGTGGGTGGCGTGGCTGTTTGTGCATATTTACTACCTGATCGGTTTCCGCAACAAGCTCGTAGTGCTCAGCAATTGGATCTATCGCTTCTTCACCTACGAAAGCGGTACGCGCATCATCATTCGCCCATTTTACCGCAAGGAAGACAAAGTCGCGGAGGAGTTCATGCGAAAACAGGCGGAGTAG
- a CDS encoding IS1 family transposase, with protein sequence MLYQHNCPSCGCSNTVKKGRTYYGKARAKCKKCGCQFVLIRQYPPLSSEQKQRIELLLAEQISLEGICRVLEIKAHQLYAEIPSDWAASVRQAADIELVCLKCEADELCGAARAELCSVQS encoded by the coding sequence ATGTTGTATCAACATAACTGCCCTTCCTGCGGCTGCTCAAACACAGTTAAAAAGGGTCGTACTTACTACGGTAAAGCGCGCGCTAAATGTAAAAAATGCGGATGCCAATTTGTATTAATTCGTCAATATCCACCTCTGTCAAGTGAACAAAAACAAAGAATTGAATTGCTTTTAGCAGAGCAAATCTCATTGGAGGGTATCTGTCGGGTACTGGAAATTAAAGCCCATCAACTTTATGCTGAAATACCAAGTGATTGGGCAGCCTCAGTACGACAAGCTGCTGATATAGAGTTGGTTTGTTTAAAATGCGAGGCGGATGAATTATGCGGGGCGGCCCGTGCCGAGCTTTGTTCTGTTCAAAGCTAA
- a CDS encoding ATP-dependent nuclease, whose translation MKITFIGLTNIRGFKNNTIENLSPNINLFIGANNTGKSTILNSILHIQNPNTFSKEDITIGENTGLVYFRFLGTSPNFPIDDLADSDRIIRIELRHGTYDLKATLGVSKYNFQIPQSEPDNLIYPYLSKRKVVKYTTQINSQNTNAVIGNFQNLYAKIDRIITPQYKYNKKYIEACNSILGFEVSTLATIDGKEAVYFIDGDEKIPLSSMGEGVANIIGLITDLCVAKDKIFLIEELENDIHPKALKALLNLIIEHSDKNQFFISTHSNIVMKYLGGNVSTKIFNVTSEKSDSYRENLFVSNVTEVSQDPQERLQILEDLGYETFDFEIWKGWLFLEESSAEVLIREWFIKWYTPSLIGKLRTFSAGSLKQVEPKFEDFNKLFVYIHLEPTYKNRVWVIIDSGDEECKVIDSLKSKYTPSGWSANRFMQFSEHDFEKYYPKLFQKQVENVLHIVDKKQKREAKKDLLNEVKNWILNNQGTAKVAFKESANEVIEILKEIERVL comes from the coding sequence ATGAAAATTACATTTATTGGATTAACTAATATTCGAGGTTTTAAAAATAACACTATTGAGAATTTATCACCGAATATCAACTTATTCATAGGAGCAAACAATACTGGAAAATCAACAATCCTTAACAGTATACTACATATTCAAAACCCTAACACTTTCTCAAAAGAAGATATTACTATTGGGGAAAACACAGGCTTAGTTTACTTTAGATTCCTAGGTACTTCACCTAATTTCCCTATAGATGACTTGGCTGATTCAGACAGAATTATAAGAATTGAATTAAGACATGGTACATACGACTTAAAAGCCACATTGGGAGTATCTAAATATAATTTTCAAATCCCTCAGAGTGAGCCAGACAATTTAATATATCCCTATTTATCAAAACGCAAAGTAGTTAAGTATACAACACAGATTAATTCTCAAAATACAAATGCCGTTATTGGTAATTTTCAAAATTTATACGCAAAGATTGACAGAATAATTACGCCCCAATACAAGTACAATAAAAAATATATAGAAGCATGCAATAGTATTTTGGGTTTTGAGGTATCTACTCTAGCTACAATTGATGGAAAAGAAGCTGTATATTTTATTGACGGTGATGAAAAAATTCCTTTATCATCTATGGGAGAAGGAGTTGCAAATATTATAGGATTAATAACTGATTTGTGCGTTGCCAAGGATAAAATTTTTCTTATAGAAGAACTAGAGAATGATATTCACCCAAAAGCATTGAAGGCATTACTAAATTTAATCATTGAACACTCTGACAAAAATCAATTTTTCATTTCGACACATTCAAATATTGTCATGAAATATTTAGGCGGAAATGTATCCACTAAAATATTTAATGTAACGAGCGAAAAAAGCGACTCTTATAGAGAAAATTTATTTGTATCTAATGTTACAGAAGTTTCACAAGACCCGCAAGAAAGACTACAAATATTAGAGGATTTAGGGTATGAGACATTTGATTTTGAAATTTGGAAAGGATGGTTGTTTTTAGAAGAATCTTCAGCTGAAGTACTAATTAGAGAATGGTTTATTAAATGGTATACGCCTTCTTTGATAGGTAAACTTAGAACTTTTTCGGCAGGTTCTTTAAAACAGGTTGAACCGAAATTTGAAGATTTCAATAAACTCTTTGTATATATTCACTTGGAGCCAACATATAAAAACAGAGTCTGGGTGATTATAGATTCAGGTGATGAAGAATGTAAAGTTATTGATAGTTTAAAATCCAAATATACCCCAAGTGGTTGGAGTGCAAATAGGTTTATGCAGTTCTCCGAACATGATTTTGAAAAATATTACCCAAAACTATTTCAAAAGCAAGTAGAAAATGTGCTTCATATTGTAGATAAAAAGCAAAAAAGAGAAGCTAAAAAAGACTTATTAAATGAAGTAAAAAATTGGATATTAAATAATCAAGGTACAGCAAAAGTCGCTTTTAAAGAAAGTGCAAATGAGGTAATCGAGATACTAAAGGAAATTGAGCGTGTATTATAG
- a CDS encoding helix-turn-helix domain-containing protein — MDISNSIRKLRESKHLTQQEVADKLQIERSNYARFEARGKKLTIEQLENIAEALGVSIFEILMGKPQSAGHSDREIELEKENELLRKQVKDLEEQNKGHLNSLNIISQMFEGVKGYAEKNKDSLETMLSNDSVSSEAITSLSMGILGAMPNEVFNEKLKEDLKKRADEQMRELKRKK, encoded by the coding sequence ATGGATATATCAAACTCTATACGGAAGCTTAGAGAATCTAAGCACCTGACTCAACAGGAAGTAGCTGATAAACTGCAAATTGAGCGGTCAAACTACGCCCGTTTTGAAGCAAGGGGAAAAAAGTTGACTATTGAACAACTGGAAAATATAGCAGAAGCTTTAGGGGTATCAATCTTTGAAATTTTGATGGGTAAACCCCAAAGTGCCGGACATTCAGACAGGGAGATAGAACTGGAAAAAGAGAATGAATTACTCAGGAAGCAAGTAAAGGACTTAGAAGAACAAAACAAGGGTCATCTAAATAGTTTAAATATAATAAGTCAAATGTTTGAAGGCGTAAAGGGATACGCTGAAAAAAACAAGGATTCTTTAGAGACTATGCTTTCCAATGACTCAGTGTCAAGTGAGGCAATTACTAGTTTATCAATGGGCATATTAGGTGCAATGCCTAATGAGGTATTTAATGAAAAGCTGAAAGAGGACTTGAAGAAAAGGGCTGATGAGCAAATGAGGGAATTAAAAAGAAAAAAATAA
- a CDS encoding site-specific integrase: protein MANLQQKRLNQLLKQSEKGKTGKRSKFGMFTTSFSVAPSKRHGGTIYALLRNLNCVERFSTGIICSPENFDFKTQRISNDPTKNKLLDYIQSQANELYAQMVLTDRDISLKVIKNAVLGTQSYLIPNLFELLDAYLADCGQRVGVSHAHRTYQRYRQSNGIIKDFVRHQYKTEKLRLSDLKPIIARQLETFMVVERRNQYSYFVKVGEYFRQVLHYALLNEYIDVNPLSLHKFVKRRKPIEYLTPDELVTIGTANVIPEVLQKVKDCFVFGCLTGLAYQDLRDLSPGQIKTLNDGQKLIMLDRGKTKNQQVAPLRPEAVRLLEKYKDDPYCKAVNVCLPILSNQRFNTRLKELAQIAGIEKKVTTHYMRRTYATHLKRLGVSAEMISKSLGNTSVAITEHHYIDNDPETIVRILNEAFDKQKAV, encoded by the coding sequence ATGGCAAATCTACAACAAAAAAGATTGAATCAACTGCTAAAGCAGTCAGAAAAGGGAAAAACGGGTAAACGCTCTAAATTCGGGATGTTTACCACTTCGTTTTCGGTCGCACCCAGCAAACGACATGGAGGCACAATTTACGCTTTATTACGAAATCTAAACTGCGTTGAAAGATTCAGTACCGGGATAATTTGCAGTCCTGAAAACTTTGATTTTAAAACTCAAAGAATCAGTAACGACCCGACAAAAAATAAACTCCTTGACTATATTCAGAGTCAGGCCAATGAGCTATACGCTCAAATGGTATTGACTGACAGAGATATAAGCCTGAAAGTAATTAAAAATGCTGTTTTAGGTACTCAATCGTACTTAATTCCAAACCTGTTTGAATTGTTGGATGCCTATTTGGCCGATTGTGGGCAAAGGGTAGGGGTATCTCATGCTCATCGTACCTACCAACGCTACAGACAGTCAAACGGGATTATTAAAGACTTTGTACGTCACCAATACAAAACCGAGAAATTACGCTTATCTGACTTAAAGCCGATTATTGCCCGACAACTTGAAACCTTTATGGTAGTTGAAAGAAGAAACCAATACAGCTATTTTGTAAAGGTAGGGGAATATTTCAGGCAGGTTTTGCACTACGCTTTACTCAACGAATACATTGATGTTAATCCTTTATCACTTCATAAATTCGTAAAACGTCGTAAACCTATTGAATACCTAACACCGGACGAATTAGTTACTATTGGTACTGCCAATGTTATTCCGGAAGTCTTGCAAAAGGTGAAGGATTGCTTTGTTTTTGGCTGTTTAACAGGTCTGGCCTATCAGGATTTAAGGGATTTAAGTCCAGGTCAGATTAAGACATTGAACGACGGTCAAAAATTGATAATGTTGGATAGAGGAAAGACCAAAAATCAACAAGTTGCACCGTTGCGTCCCGAAGCGGTAAGACTGCTTGAAAAGTACAAAGATGACCCCTATTGCAAAGCTGTAAACGTATGTCTGCCAATATTGAGCAACCAACGATTTAATACCCGGTTGAAGGAGTTAGCCCAAATAGCAGGGATAGAAAAGAAGGTTACAACTCACTATATGCGCAGGACATACGCTACGCATTTAAAACGATTGGGCGTATCTGCCGAAATGATTTCCAAGTCTTTGGGAAACACTTCTGTAGCAATTACGGAGCATCACTACATTGATAATGATCCTGAAACTATTGTACGGATTTTAAATGAAGCCTTTGACAAACAAAAGGCTGTTTGA